The following are from one region of the Platichthys flesus chromosome 2, fPlaFle2.1, whole genome shotgun sequence genome:
- the ppp1r3db gene encoding protein phosphatase 1, regulatory subunit 3Db, with translation MADTCDKWQQRGSSERSGVQLQFIRGSSSVSNSKTTTIRLRDIYDPKPQSPKPPVRIRPPPPRTPPGTEPGLTPGTTTEPPVRTIMRKRAQSLPSNAERKKELRSPQVRFVDSLGLELEEVKVFKVQEHPLIPQHVMFRLMMSSELAFRKSQELSLPYFKPCFPENMEAQPDFQRRLCTQSVCLQRVLCSEQGITGTIQALNLAYEKEVTVHYSFTNWRTHTEASACWVSSANHGENGAPEADTFRFRLPVPPFILQPGAVLEFAIRYHVRGSDYWDNNDGNNYKLSCHSYKVTVPRECEDSMLHFT, from the coding sequence ATGGCTGACACTTGTGACAAATGGCAGCAGAGAGGTTCTAGTGAGAGGAGTGGGGTCCAGCTTCAGTTCATCAGGGGCTCCAGCAGCGTCTCCAACTCTAAAACCACCACCATCCGTCTTCGGGACATTTATGACCCCAAGCCTCAATCGCCCAAACCTCCAGTTCGGATCCGCCCTCCTCCACCCAGAACCCCCCCAGGGACGGAGCCCGGTTTAACACCCGGCACCACCACTGAGCCCCCGGTGAGGACGATCATGAGGAAACGAGCTCAGTCTCTACCTTCAAatgcagagaggaagaaagagctCAGGAGCCCGCAGGTTCGCTTCGTGGACTCGCTGGGCCTGGAGTTAGAGGAAGTGAAGGTCTTCAAAGTTCAGGAGCACCCGTTGATCCCCCAACACGTTATGTTCAGACTCATGATGAGCTCTGAGCTGGCTTTTCGGAAGTCACAGGAGCTCTCCCTGCCGTACTTCAAACCCTGTTTCCCAGAAAACATGGAAGCTCAGCCCGACTTCCAGAGGCGTCTCTGcactcagagtgtgtgtctgcagcggGTCCTGTGTTCAGAGCAGGGGATCACAGGCACCATACAGGCACTGAATCTAGCTTATGAGAAAGAGGTCACAGTGCACTACTCTTTCACCAACTGGAGAACACATACAGAGGCAAGTGCATGCTGGGTATCGAGTGCCAACCACGGGGAGAATGGCGCTCCAGAGGCAGACACCTTCAGGTTTCGTCTGCCGGTGCCGCCCTTCATTTTGCAGCCAGGAGCTGTGTTGGAATTTGCCATCCGCTACCATGTGAGAGGATCTGATTACTGGGACAACAACGATGGAAACAATTACAAACTGTCGTGCCACAGCTACAAAGTGACTGTGCCGAGGGAGTGCGAGGACAGCATGCTGCATTTTACCTGA